One segment of Ricinus communis isolate WT05 ecotype wild-type chromosome 8, ASM1957865v1, whole genome shotgun sequence DNA contains the following:
- the LOC8282328 gene encoding uncharacterized protein LOC8282328 isoform X2 has translation MGGCLGSCKKPRLTLIDEQSKGSNIQGQTVKKPSISEDFWTTSTCDMDNSAVQSQGSMSSISTVNQTLDLHGSSSSGSAPSQFVNHGLIVWNQTRQRWVGDKKSLNRARQSREPKLNTDCLCMVKNFWLCCSWNATYESLLGSNKPFPRPIPLSEMVDFLVDIWEQEGMYD, from the exons ATGGG TGGCTGTCTTGGAAGCTGCAAGAAGCCCAGACTAACATTAATAGATGAACAGTCAAAGGGGTCAAATATTCAAGGTCAAACAGTGAAAAAACCTAGCATTTCAGAGGATTTTTGGACAACCAGCACTTGTGATATGGATAATAGTGCCGTTCAGTCACAGGGAAGCATGTCATCCATCAGCACAGTAAACCAGACCCTTGATCTGCACGGCAGCTCTAGTAGTGGTAGTGCACCTTCTCAATTTGTAAATCATG GTCTTATTGTCTGGAACCAGACGAGGCAGCGTTGGGTAGGAGATAAGAAATCTTTGAATCGTGCACGTCAGTCTCGAGAACCCAAATTAAA CACTGATTGTCTCTGCATGGTTAAAAACTTCTGGCTTTGCTGCAGTTGGAATGCGACATATGAAAGTTTGCTAGGGAGCAACAAACCTTTCCCTCGGCCTATTCCTCTCTCT GAAATGGTAGATTTTCTTGTGGACATTTGGGAGCAGGAGGGTATGTATGATTGA
- the LOC8282327 gene encoding uncharacterized protein LOC8282327 yields MLGSQGVVLATAMVVSSTVLFLAFSKDKTLFSPQVSKNLDSHQSTTQALRSCLSSEEKKREKKKKKRVKFAENVKDTKGNGEEYRREKESSFFSRREEERKNSCPNLDRICRNEIPANRIALYNGILRDRVHRTQCSY; encoded by the exons ATGCTGGGTTCTCAAGGTGTGGTTTTAGCTACGGCCATGGTAGTCTCTAGCActgttctttttcttgctttctcCAAGGATAAAACGTTATTCTCCCCTCAAGTCTCCAAGAATCTCGATTCTCATCAATCCACTACTCAAGCTCTACGTTCTTGCCTATCTTCAG aggaaaagaaaagggaaaagaaaaagaagaagagagtgAAATTTGCAGAGAATGTTAAGGATACAAAAGGGAATGGAGAAGAGTAcaggagagagaaagagagttctttcttctccaggcgagaagaagagagaaagaattcaTGTCCAAATCTTGACAGGATTTGCAGAAATGAAATCCCAGCAAATAGAATTGCTCTTTACAATGGAATTTTAAGGGATCGTGTCCACAGAACACAATGCTCATACTGA
- the LOC8282328 gene encoding uncharacterized protein LOC8282328 isoform X3, with the protein MHGSSGCLGSCKKPRLTLIDEQSKGSNIQGQTVKKPSISEDFWTTSTCDMDNSAVQSQGSMSSISTVNQTLDLHGSSSSGSAPSQFVNHGLIVWNQTRQRWVGDKKSLNRARQSREPKLNWNATYESLLGSNKPFPRPIPLSEMVDFLVDIWEQEGMYD; encoded by the exons ATGCATGGG AGCAGTGGCTGTCTTGGAAGCTGCAAGAAGCCCAGACTAACATTAATAGATGAACAGTCAAAGGGGTCAAATATTCAAGGTCAAACAGTGAAAAAACCTAGCATTTCAGAGGATTTTTGGACAACCAGCACTTGTGATATGGATAATAGTGCCGTTCAGTCACAGGGAAGCATGTCATCCATCAGCACAGTAAACCAGACCCTTGATCTGCACGGCAGCTCTAGTAGTGGTAGTGCACCTTCTCAATTTGTAAATCATG GTCTTATTGTCTGGAACCAGACGAGGCAGCGTTGGGTAGGAGATAAGAAATCTTTGAATCGTGCACGTCAGTCTCGAGAACCCAAATTAAA TTGGAATGCGACATATGAAAGTTTGCTAGGGAGCAACAAACCTTTCCCTCGGCCTATTCCTCTCTCT GAAATGGTAGATTTTCTTGTGGACATTTGGGAGCAGGAGGGTATGTATGATTGA
- the LOC8282328 gene encoding uncharacterized protein LOC8282328 isoform X1, translating into MHGSSGCLGSCKKPRLTLIDEQSKGSNIQGQTVKKPSISEDFWTTSTCDMDNSAVQSQGSMSSISTVNQTLDLHGSSSSGSAPSQFVNHGLIVWNQTRQRWVGDKKSLNRARQSREPKLNTDCLCMVKNFWLCCSWNATYESLLGSNKPFPRPIPLSEMVDFLVDIWEQEGMYD; encoded by the exons ATGCATGGG AGCAGTGGCTGTCTTGGAAGCTGCAAGAAGCCCAGACTAACATTAATAGATGAACAGTCAAAGGGGTCAAATATTCAAGGTCAAACAGTGAAAAAACCTAGCATTTCAGAGGATTTTTGGACAACCAGCACTTGTGATATGGATAATAGTGCCGTTCAGTCACAGGGAAGCATGTCATCCATCAGCACAGTAAACCAGACCCTTGATCTGCACGGCAGCTCTAGTAGTGGTAGTGCACCTTCTCAATTTGTAAATCATG GTCTTATTGTCTGGAACCAGACGAGGCAGCGTTGGGTAGGAGATAAGAAATCTTTGAATCGTGCACGTCAGTCTCGAGAACCCAAATTAAA CACTGATTGTCTCTGCATGGTTAAAAACTTCTGGCTTTGCTGCAGTTGGAATGCGACATATGAAAGTTTGCTAGGGAGCAACAAACCTTTCCCTCGGCCTATTCCTCTCTCT GAAATGGTAGATTTTCTTGTGGACATTTGGGAGCAGGAGGGTATGTATGATTGA